Within Dermacentor variabilis isolate Ectoservices chromosome 8, ASM5094787v1, whole genome shotgun sequence, the genomic segment GCTGATTTGTTTAACAGTACTTGCCCGATACTAACACACCTCCAAATTGAACGCGCACCCACCCTGTATGCATTCAAAGCAGAAAAATAATGTAGAAATGATGTTAGAGCGCCTACACAAAGGAGGAACCGAGGGTGCACTTGAGTTTTCCAGAAGAGAAACGCAGCATGTCTCAGATTCTGGCAATAAAGAAAGATGAAACATACGAACTTTACCTTCACCGAATATAGATTTATTTAAACCTTATGCCACTTGCCATACCTTCAGAGAAAACTTTATCGCTGTCTATGAATGACAACAAGTCCTCCCTACAGTCTGTTGTGTGTTTGATATTTTAAATTTCACAAACGACTGTGCAACTATCACAAATGGGATGGTGGCTATCACCTAAACTAAGCACTTTGCTAGTTTGTCATGCAACTCTTCGGAATGCCACAGACACATGACGCTACTTGTTGCCACTAGCTTAGCATGCTAAATATATTATCTTAGAATCTTATTTTTCAGCCTTCACAATCAAAGACTGAAAGCAGTGTGTCATCAAGCATTGTACACGATTCAGCATTTTTTGATCGCAGTGGTGATGACACTGGCTCTGACTGCAGGCTGCTATGAATACAGATCAGTGGTTGCGAATATGGCAAATGGAGTTTTTGTTTCATATCCAACTGCACCGTGCAGGTAATTTTCGGACCACATTTATTGTAAGAAAAAAGCACACATCATCATCAGGTAAATACTGTaattactcattgtgtgctacctTTTTCGCTTGAACATCTTCCTGTGGCAGGCTGAAAAGTGGCATTTCCAACAGGGGGTGGCACGTGTTCACTGTCCGCTAAGCTCTGCCAAGACAGATGCTGCCAGTAAGGACGTTGCAATTCCAGTCACCATGGCGACGAGGTATGTACATGCCAACCAGTCAGATTCGAGTTCATCTGGCGAAATCCAATTATAGGACCAAAACAACTAGCGTTTAGGCCGGAAAAGATGCATGGGTACTAGGTGGGACCTTCAGTAAGGATCAAATTAACCAAAGATTTAAATTAGCCAGAGTCGAACTACTAACAAAAGCCTAGTCAACATGTGAAAGTACGCTTTTTACGGGGtctaaatttttttcttgcattaggCCTTTAAGATTGCATTATTGCTTTGTACAACACGAAATGGATGTCCTGCACATCCTAATCCTTTAGGACAAGTCCTACAGCTACAAATCCTATACCTTCATAGAAATGGACCCCGTGCAACACAAAAGAGAACTAGGCTGAACATGTGATGTCCAGAATGTGGGTAAAAGAAGGAATGTCTCACTTTTCAACGTCGCTTTTATCCCGAGAGTTTCCAGTTGTGACATTGACTGGAGCCTCACTCAAGGCCTGAAGAGAGAAGTGTGAACTGCAGTATCACACCTTCGTTGGCATCGTACATTGAAAAGCATCGGCTTCAAACAGTGTTACAAAATTTCAGAAGTAGCAGCCCAGTGAAAAACTACAGGGGAGACTGTTATTGTGCGGGCAATCACAAAAGCTTTTGGGAGACCAGGTACCAGTACAGAAAAATAAGAGATTTGCAGATGGCACCCAAGCTAGCAAACGGACAGCTTTCAGAGATCATTCCAGGCCGCATTATGAGTTAACTTTGCAGGGAAAtaatatatagggtgtcccagttaacatGGACCATGTTCCTAAATAAAACGAAGCCTTTTGTGCAGATGACACCAACTATGTGTTGTTCGCAACATCCTGGATAAGCCTATTTCTTTGTGTTTCTATTAATAGAGTGGTTAACACTGATAAATTAATAAGCTTCTTTAATTTTATCCTAATGGCAATGATGTCAATGCTACATCTGTACAGAACATTTGAAAACATCACTTCCAGTTGTTTTGCGATGTGTTATTTTTTGCATAGCACTTTTTTTCTGTGCTTGAAGAAAGCTATTGTGCTGTGGAAGAAGTGGACCACACTAGCTCTTTAACAGTTTTGCAGGTTTTcttttcaaaaaaatattttttttttcttaattcaaTTTTACAACCCACAATTTTGGCAGTGTTTAGTCcttcaccatcactacaatgtgacaatatgATAGCAGAATCCTTTGGAAAGGACTTGAAGCAGACTCTTATGCCCATAAGTGATAATGATTATACAGTACCGCTTGCAGCAGCACTGCGATGTTCTCAGAAAAGGCCTCCACACAGCGGTTTGTATAGAGGACACAAATGTAGTGCCACTCCTCCAGTGAGCTGGTCAACGTTGACTTGAAGTCAACTTCCTGCAGAACAACAATGCCAACCTGAGTGTCACTAAACTTGAAGTTATAGTCACACAATAGACATCTTCAATCTACAAAAgatttacaccctttgaggtgtatttTGTTCCCAAACAATAATCATGTCTAGCTTGTGTTTCCTTTATTGAAAACTGTGTGTGCTTGCTACTTACCTGCCAAGAATGTTATGTTACACTAATAACACGCAGACTGTTCTTGACCGGGAAATACCGGCCAACTGCATTAAAGAGAGAAACGGCACTCAAGATAGACGACAATTATTGTTTAAGGATAAAATAAGCCACAGAGGGTGCAAGCTTTCCGTAGACGGTTGATTGCTACGTATAAATTTTCCAGCTACAGTGAACTGCATTTAAACTTCAAACTTTAAAAAGATCTCTAaatgaaacacttaaaaaaagCTTCTCTGCTCATCATTGTTTTATTACTAAAATTTTGCAACAAGACTGAACTCTGTGGTCCAATTTGTTCGATGAAATATTTGTAATAGGTGTTTGCTTGGCTTGTCCAGACTTCTATGTGCTAAGAAGCAGGAGGACTGAAGAGCGCCATCCTCGGTCAATCGCTTTTGCAGATGCAATCACTTTCACCAGTTGCCAAGCATGTTCCATTTGCCCACTGCCAGGAGCACTACTGCCTGTATTAGTCTATGTGTACAGCGCCAAAATGCACGAAAGTGATTGTTTCACTGAAAGTCGTTGACCGAGAATACAATCACATCCCTGCAGCAGCTCACTTCTCTGATGGGCACGGTGTACTTAAATgtatgtttttcctttttttttctggatgaCCCAGGTAAGCAATGATTACAAGTGGAAGAAAATTTGAAAACTGACCACCATCCCAAGGTAGCATTGTTATCAATGATACAATTAATTGTAATCAAATATCATGACCAATTTTTGGCCTGTTCTTTTATCAGTTTGTCTAATTCACCCATTTGTCAAGACGCATATAAAGACACACTGCAAATGTTCAGTTTGCTTAAGGAAATTTTTTGGCAGGTCACACCACTTCCTGGAACTTGTCTTGATGAATTATTTGCTTGTGCTCACTTTACCCAGTCACCTTTCAGTGAGTAGTTATTTGCAATGAAAGACTTTTCTGCATGCTGTTGTCACACGCACCGAATTTGTTAGTAGCGGTAGCAGTGACTTTCCAAAGCGTTCCAGGTCCGTGCAATACCTAGTTTAACATTGTTAAGGAAACATTTTAAATAAAAAGCTCATTATTTGGTTAAAGGTTCGTACATCAATAAATGAATTTCACCACATCTATGTATATTGCACTGACTAAGGAGGTCACAGGTTCATGTAAAATTTTTCAGTATTCACATATTATATGGTAATGGCCAAGCTAACCAAGCATTTTATGTTCAACTACATGAGCGACGAAAGATATAACCTGATATCACAAAATCTTTTTGATTGACATACCAcaaaacctcgatataacaaacatgACTATAACAAAGTGTCAGGTACGCCAAAGTAAATATAAACTGTTTCTTGTTGATATCAGCACTTAACGAATATAAgcttataatgaatattggaCATGAAAAAGGTATTCTCACGTTGGACGGCACTTCTTTATAACGAGGTTGGACCACAGTTGACATTGAGAGTTAACATGACAGCATAAAATATTTTAACATTGACACATTCTACACATGGCATAGTTCACGCTAAAGTTTGATCACACCAATGCTAACTTTAGCCATTGTCACCAACAAGAAGCCATTTTACACAGAGTAATGTTTTGCAAGAAAATGTAATTTCACTGTGCTTTAGACCTGGCCACCACCACCATCAAACATCTTAATTTAGCCACAACTGCAAAAGGTTTGAATCTCACAATTTCACAGTCGAAGCAATTTTTAACACGACCTACAAATGAATAATGCTATCAATGCGACTTCCAAGTTTCCAATTTGTGAGTAAATGTTAGCACCCCATAAAGCTCAGTTTGCCAGCTGCATCAGTTGAACAACAAACCAATAGGGCACTTCAAGTGCGAGGCTTTAGCATGCTCGGTACCATGCGACACCATGTTGAGAGGCCCCTTGCTTAAAGGCCAACTggaatgaaatttcactttgtcTAAACATTGGTTATAAATGACACTAAATACTATTGAAACAAACTTGGCAAAGTTGCAGGGCTGGTAAATGTCTCAATTTTTTTATTAGCAGCACTTGAATAGCATGCAGATGATGCATTTGTGCATTTGGTGATTAGCGAATGTGACAGAAATCCCAGTACATTGTCTCCAAGATTTTCAGCGTGCGGTAGGTGCCACATAGTCTCTAGGGTCATGGTGCAAAGTCACACTGGTTCTCATCTATCTAAGTCGTGTTATGTCTGGGGCGTGGTAATAGTAGCACTTCTTTTCAGTTATTTGTTCATCACGGATTATTTATTTGACAAAATTGCAAGAAACTCCACATATACACATGTGCAAAAACTGCAGAAAGTTCACGAGTTAACTTGTCATCAGCAGTTAAGGGGTTAATGACTGCATAGGCTGAAAAGTGTCGGTTTTCATGCTGCAATAGGATGTTTTTACCAATACTTTAATATGGCACATAGTGCACCAGAGGTCTGTGCTGGAGTTATTTTAATTGGCTGCTGACTGCATATCTGTACAGCATGCTCAATATTAATTCTGTGCAAAGGATACAAGTCCAAGGTGCCATCATCGGGAGCAATAAAACACAACACGTACGCTTGTTGCTCTTTTTTCTCTACGTCTGAAGACTCCTTTGTGAAAGCTTGATGGAAACACATTGCTGTGCCAGTCGTCTTCTCACCGAAGCTGCTCAGTGAAAACATTGTGAATAGGGCAACAGCAAGACATTAGTGGCAATGCCACTCATTCGTGAAATTGCAATAAATGTTGTATAATTCATATTAACACTATTCAGCGAACATTATAAACAAGCCAACAGCAAGACACATACTTATTTATTTCAAAAGAAATTATGTAGATCCAATGCACATCTCAGAATccatgtgaagcaaagcttttgtGAGGCACTTAATCAGAGGCTATTATTTGCCCCTTTCATTTCTGCATCTTTTGATGTAACAGAAACTGGCCCATGTGCTCTCACGCATGCTCACTACGCAATCTGACACATGTGGTGATCATTTCAAAGAGCTGGTTGGCATTGGCACATTAGTATAGATGCACTAAACAATGAAGAGAGAAGAAAAGTATATTGTGACTTAATAGTTAGTGCACTGAACTGCTGCGCTATGAGACCACGGTTCAATCCTACCATCCAGCCCGTTAATTCCTAtcttaaattattattttttttaatgtatgaaCTATTCGGCAGAACAGCAGCAGTACGCAGAAGCCACGGTGAGGAAAGTCCAGGAGTGTTCGCAAAGAAAGTTAATACTGCAGGTCAGAAACTGGCCTCAGCAGGAGGGGTTACACCACGTAAGATTACAAGTGATTAAAACCAACAAACTAACAGTACCAAATACCATGTGAGGTCTGCCACATAAAAACGCACTGAGCTGACACCcccttgttttttttgttttctttttttttttcacatttcttacATAGGAAACGGAGGTTGGTGAGAGAATAAGCAGTCCAAACGactgcttaaaaaaaaaggactaaatAGCTAATGTAATTATACTCCTTCCTGGAAACGCATTGAAAGTTGACTTATTGGCAATTTATTTTTTACTTAACCACGAAGCGGCTAGAAGCAAAACGTACGTCATTTCCATCGAGTCCACATTGCCTCTCGTGTCCTGTAAGTCTCGTGCCACTTTCTTGATGAGGAAGCAGCGAAGATCCGTCTCAGCAATGGCACCAAGGTCAGTGGCAAGCAAAGACAGgctgtaaaaaaatgtttttttaatgTCACACGTTTGCAATTGTTGCTTAATTTTCACGAACGCTGCCAGTCAGAACTGTTGTCATACTGAGATTGTACCGTGATTAATCGGAGCCGAGTAAGAACAAAGCgcttcattaaacatttgcaaaacgATACATGTTCACTTCCTTCAGCTTAGCGTGTTAATACGATTTCAGGGTTTGCTTTATGGAGATAACAGCGGTTGCTTTTTCCTCCAACGTGAGCATCAGTACTCCTTATCACTTCGAGCGCAAGAAAAGCTTTCTTAGATTAATTTTACAGGTAATGTGCCGGAACCCATCCATGTGCCACTGTCTCGGACTTGACACTGCCACTCAGACCAGCCTTTATCCAGCGTGAGAGTCGCAAAAGAAGAGAGAACAGTGCCTACAAGCATAAGCGCAGCATGGAAGACCCGCAACAGGGGCCTGGCAAAAACTCGCGGGTTCGGCGGAAATTCTGAGACCCCAGCGATCGGTAGTGACTAAAACGTGAACACATCCGTCTATAGTGTTATCGCACTACTACAGGGAGGAAATGAACTCACCTTTCCTTTGTCTGAGACTTGGGTGCTTTCGTCGCCGCAAGCTTCTGCGAAGCTTCATCCGCCGAAGTTTCGGTTTCggactgctgttgctgctgtgttTTGGGACTGTTCATAGGGGAGATAAACATTACAAGCCAGAATCTAAAAAACGACAGCCTTTTGCGAAGTACCCTATACACAAGCGAAGATGCTAACGCAGACGGCTTACCTGTTGGTGTAAAGGTACACAGCATAAAACGTACCCCGAAGCGCCGACGCCGATGACTGATTTGACTGCGTGCTGGCCGACGAATCGTACCCGGTGCTGTCCATGCTTGACGCGCGCTTAGTAGTCGGCATGCAGTACACAAGCGACTGGGTGGAGTGGGTCACCCTGACGTGCAGTTGAAATAGTTGTGACTGACTTTAGCGCGCAGCTAACAGCACTTTTAATTTACCTGCGTACAAGAACTACGGTTCAAAACTACGGACGACCAAACGTTGGGACGACCTGTGGGTGGCCATCTTGGTTTAGGTCATGGTTTAAGTAGTGATGTTCTTGTTCACTTGACGTCAGTTTCGGATACAAAACGTATAACTTACcttaaataaaacaaaagtaagcTTTTCTTATGCCTTTAGAAGATACTTGCAATGTCATTCTTCAATATTTGTAGTGAATAGTGCCTAAACAACATAGGCAGCAATATTTTGACATACGAAACCATTATTTCAAAACGGCTGTCGCACCAGCGGCTTTTTGTTTTGGTTTGGGTAGATTGTACCAGTGATTGTACTAGCAGTGCCAGTTTGACACAGTTCGAAAAAAAAGGCATTGGTTTGagacatgtttcttttttcgtataGTTGCTAGTTGTGGTAGTCAACTTTCAATCGCAGCGTAACAACCGTGTTCATTGCTGCTTAAATTATGGCCACACGTTCAGCTAATGAAGATATCCGCAAGGTCTTGTTCAAAGAGAAGCCGCAGTATGTCATCGGCACAGTAGGTGAGGCACGTTTTGCAACTGACGGACCTCTGATCTTCTCGTCAGCGGTCATCTCGAGTGTGCAGTGACTAATATCTGAATTCTTGAGCATGAAAAATCATTAGTGGCATATCAAATCATGATGCATGGTGCCGATCTCGGCTTTGTTTTAACTGAACAACGGAGTCCAGTTGGCTAGATTACGCGCCTCTCCTTTGATCGTGAACTTACGAATACAGATTGCTCCTAAGAGCGAAAGCATCTGTGTCTGTGAACTTGACGCAGCTCTTGTCTGAATTTTGCGTGTGAATTACGTTGTGTAACTCGTGCTTTGTGAATTTTGCACTCGTTTTGGAAATTAGTGCATTCGTTAACAAGGCCTCCCGACGTTTCGACAAGGAAACTTATCTTCGTCAGTGCGGAGGCAAAGGACATCGGAACTGACTTGTTCAAATGTGTTAATCACCTTTTCCAAGTTTCTATCTCCCTGTGATTCTCTGTCCCGTTTTGCTTTGATGAAGATTGATTGTCATGAATGAATTCACATCAAATCAATGTTTCGTTCATATCGCATTTAATCTAACAGGCTTAATTATCTTCACACGCAGCTTCTCAGAAAACTTCCGACCTACTATCAACGAAGGCGGGCATACAGTTTGAACACGATGTCGAAGTCAGCCAGAGCTCATTGGAGAAAGGTAAAACAAATCGCCTCCGTCGCTTTCGATGAGCCATGTTTCTGATTTCAATGACAGTAAAGCGGGCAAATACTTCTGACTTCATGGATGGGAAAAACGTGCAAATAATGATGCTTAAGTAAAGATTGGTGATCTGAGGATCAAGGATGGGCATTTGAAAGTGATACTGCGCCATCATCGTCGCATGTGTCAACACACCTGACTGTGACCTTTCCATAATGTGGGCAGTGCTTACAAACGTGTCGTTTTGTACTAGCACCTTTAGCATGCGATCCTTGTCAGCTTCATGCTCAAAATCAGTGCCTCAGAAGCCGAGCTTGCACACTGCCATAGTTGTGGCACTCTCCTGCTCAAACCGAGTACATTGACCGCATCTTTTGTGTTATGTTCATAACTGTTCTTTGGGCTAAACCACCGATTTGTTACCACAATTTAAATTTCATGGTGGATCTTGTTCAGTCTCGTGTTTTGATGCAGTGTGTGCTTTTTATTTAGGGTAGAGCAGAAGTATAGTATTGGGGCAAGCCATTAAGTGGCGAGCACACGTAATGACCAACCACACGTGCAGTTTGCCGCAAAATTTATGCCACATCGGTTCCATGACAAATGCTAATTTCTACTGTGCTAAGGCATGACTCTTTACCTTAATGGATCACTGTTTATGTCACAGAAATGACTACAGCTTGGTAGAAGTAGCGAAATTGAGGCATTGAGAACGTTCATCTTTATCACAAATCTCGTGACCCATAAGCTTTTGTGGCTGACTGTGCGTGCATCATGCTAGACGCAACCAGTGGCTCACGAAGTTTGAGTGTCAGCTTCTCGGCAATAGTGGCCATGAAAGGAATTAGCACCATGTGAGGAAGCTGATTTGAATATTTATAAAAGGCCCACTTTATTATGTGCTATTTGATAACCTGTTTTTATAGGTGGTGCTTTTATGTGTGACGTCTTGCAGAACTGCACGAACAAAGGCTCCAAAAGTTGCGAGCAATAAGCGAAAAGCTCAAGGAGGATGCCTGGAAGTATGAGCCGATTGAGAAACTGCTTGGCATGTAGACATCAATTCATCATTCAACCTCATGCCACCTTGCCTGTGGCATCCCTGCTGTTTTCCATTCCTCATCCATTCATCTGCTGCTAAACAGCATGGTAAGCCTGACAGGTGCTTAATTTTTACCGCAAGCGGTTGTTGATTTCTTGCACAATTTCCAGGTTCTTCAATGTGTATGTAACCAATATTGCCACCATCGTGGTTAACCCAATGCCTTGTCCGTGAGGGTGCATGGAATGGGATAAGAGTAGATTACAGACATGCTTTCAGTGAAATTCATGTTGTGAAAGCacttgtgcttctttttttcaaagaatTTAGCTATAGCACGAAGACCAGTTTGAGTGTAGCCAGCACATAATGCAGAAGGCCTTACTAGATTGAACCTAGACATTTGAGACATTTCTGGCGCTTAGGGGGAAAGAGAATACTTTGAAGGAACGACAGCAGGACAGGAAGGACAGTTTCTATTTTTTAAGCAATGTTATTTTCATCTTATCACATAGTCCACAGTGCCTTTTAACTTGGCCAAAGCAACTTTTGAGCGCTGTGCCCACACACAGTAGCATTCTtgctgagcagctgtgtgcaAACCACACCGTGCAAACCACACCGTGGCGTGCACTATCAAGATGAGACATCTGCACGCCGATGGCGGTGCTCCTCATCACGCCAACTTTCCGAGACTCCTTCAGTGGAATGCCAAACCTTGTTGCTTTCAGTGCCGCTTCTTTAGGCAAAAGTGCCATTTCTTTATGGCCAGTTCATAATTCGTAAATTGTATTGAAGCAATCGTAGTAAAAATAGTATTACCttgcatttgagagcgaaaggAAGTGCAGTTTGCCACTACCATCAATTTTATTCTTTTCAAAGAATAACATGTTTATGTTGCTCCCTCATGCACTTCCGTCAGCACTATTTTTGGAATTGTGGCGCCTTATTTTTCCCACCTTGTGCCTTAGTTGACCCATTCCTGCCTGGCAGGGCATGCAACACAAAATTACAAGCGAGCGTAAAAGTTGAGTGTATTAAGGCCGACATGTGGATGATATGCATCTGTATCTACGACATGTTTACTGGTAGACATGCTTTCTTCAGTAAAGTTTTCCATTGGCACACAGTGCATAACGAGATATCTTCAATGCTGTGATCTGTCATCGTAGCTATTAATATTTTCCTACAGTGCCTCTTTAAGTAACCATGCTAAGTTCACAGTGCAGTTTACTCACCAGTCCAAAAATAAAATACAGCGAAAAGACGCGCAGTATTAGTACAACATTTTCTTCATATCTGTGTTCTTTTCTTATTCCTATTTTATACATTTGAAAGTACTAATGTGCAGTGAAAAATTTTACCGTCTGTGTGCCTCAGCTCTGTAATGCACGTCGTGTTGTCTTTCTTGTacgtgtcaatccagcgctatgacttcaattgacaCAGCTCTGTCCCTTTTCAGGGTTTTCACGACATCACCAGTAGAGCATGAACGCCTATACATAATGACAAAGCAACTGGCTTCACATGTTCACCGAGCGCGATTCATCCATTTGCGACCTCCACGAACAGCATGCACCACCGTGCCTATCCACAGGCATAGTCCGGGCTGCACCCACGGCTCAGTAAGAACTGTAAATGCAGAATTGCTGCTTGTTTTACACCACAGACATGTCACGTTGTGATTAAATAAAATTCTCATATGCGAAGAAATTGCGAGAAATTTTCATTTCTCAGAGTCCAATATTtgaatgtgattagcattcattGGATACTTCGTGAACTTTCTGGTATCCATCTATGCCCACACGTAACTGTTTTTCTTTCACACCAACACTGGGTATCTGctgccactcttcagtgaactTTTTCGATGCCAAAAacttgcgtcggtggttatgtACTACTGTGTGTGTTCTACTCTTCGACGAACCTTTTTGATGCCAGGCTGAGTCACTGGatatatgtgccactgagtacgTGTTGCTCTTTATAATTATCAAAACATATAAAACATTTCAACGCTGTGGTTTGCACAATTAAACACCTGTCACCAGATAGATTGCTAATTACATTAACGTCGCCAATAATTTTCAAGGGATGGATGCGCCACCAATTTTTCCTTAAGCATAACGTATCTGCATGCCCGTTTCCAGATTATTCACTTTAAAAAGTGTAACCCACCCTGCCCATCGACGGTATAAATTAATGTCTTTTTTCTCGGTTCTATTATTTTTTATCATCCACCACTCAAGATCGAGTGATTCTGGTGATAACGTCGCCAAAGAACCGCCCAAACAATAATTGGAATAGGGTTTTTACATTATCCCGGCCACTTTCTGCATGAATAGAAACAGCAGACTGATTTGTGGGCCATTTTAATGTGGAAGCCATTGTGATCGAACAGCTAGGAAGAATGATGTAATAGTTGTAACTCAAgccaaaggcaagagtttgacgtatttttgttcaattgcaaagcttttctttcgaggaacctgtacaggtttcctttgtagcaatcgctacgattgggtggatatcTCATTTTTGCTTTATTAGCTAGCAGAAATGCTGAGGCCAAATAATAAAGAGTTATTTTGGCCACTTAAAGCTCTAAGTAATCACTTGCTGGCCTTCCCAACTTCTAAAGGGTGTTTCCTTTAGAACCTGCCCTTCTCCTTGATTCTCCCTAATCACTTTTGCTGTCAGACTTTGGCATCGACCAAAAGAGTTGCCATATTATTTCCATCAAATCTTGAACCATGTAATGCTAGGTAAGTAGGAACACTTCTCGAGAACAAGTAGAATTGGTTTTGAATGGCCAGTTGGAAGACAAGACGCACAGATCAAGGAATCTCGCTACTTGGCAAAGCAGCTGCAGGTGTGTAGATGGAAAGCCTTGTTACAAGCACATAAATTTAACTGAACATGTACAACAAAGGATTCACTGTACTGTAGTCCATTACTTTATGTCAATGTCCATAAATACAGATGCCCGTATGAAAGCTTAAATGCAAACACAAGTACATACTTAGGCAAACTTTTCTCTTGCATGAGCTCTTCTTTACAGCATTTTCATGAAAACTCACATGGCTGTCACAACTTGGTAATATGTTGGACAGCACCGAAGATGGCTCCTTGGCTGAACAGGCGCACATCAATTGATGCAAGTGCCAATAATAATTAGGACTAAAAAACACTTGCACCATGATGCAGAACAGATGAGGGTCTAAATTGAACATAACTGCCAACCAAGATCTTTGGAATAAAGTTTTTACATATTGAAGAGTTGATGCTTGCATCCACTTTcgccaaaagaaaagcaagatCACTTTGAAGACGGGGTCAACCTTGCAATAGCAGAATGCAACTTTCTGCTGGCAAGAAAAAGACTTTTGTTGGGACTGCTGTAACACCATAAAATTCAATTGGCACACAGAACAACTCTAATCCTGTGTATCAACACCAGCTGCTTCCCTGGTGTTCTTTTTCAGGGGCTTGTTATCTGCTCTATTCTGCATGTACTGGCTGTATGATAAGGCACAGTGCAATATAGTCTTATGACATTTCACATCTCACCACATCTCGCCATCAACTCTATGAGAATTCCTTGTTCTTACATATATTCATAAACACACCATAGCCAGAAGCACAAGTGAAAGTTAATCATTCCTGGCACTTTCATTAAAGGCACAGTATCTTCCTACAGATATGCTTCTGAATGG encodes:
- the LOC142589649 gene encoding protein Njmu-R1-like isoform X2; this encodes MPTTKRASSMDSTGYDSSASTQSNQSSASALRGTFYAVYLYTNSPKTQQQQQSETETSADEASQKLAATKAPKSQTKESLSLLATDLGAIAETDLRCFLIKKVARDLQDTRGNVDSMEMTYCTDLERFGKSLLPLLTNSEVDFKSTLTSSLEEWHYICVLYTNRCVEAFSENIAVLLQAALSEAPVNVTTGNSRDKSDVEKFMEACNLHGLESQKRGHEETESGCQSPAAIEIVSEDDCLIARNADASPFCQRWAARLVKSKDDGPLVLRRIVEGFKIRTIQNLNLVKRLVKEAENDHYALFNAYQFLKKCGYWETLLQRAINEGSVVATPDGREVVDLLQERLAANALAGSQLPVRNSA
- the LOC142589649 gene encoding protein Njmu-R1-like isoform X1, whose translation is MPTTKRASSMDSTGYDSSASTQSNQSSASALRGTFYAVYLYTNSPKTQQQQQSETETSADEASQKLAATKAPKSQTKESLSLLATDLGAIAETDLRCFLIKKVARDLQDTRGNVDSMEMTFGEKTTGTAMCFHQAFTKESSDVEKKEQQAYVLCFIAPDDGTLDLYCTDLERFGKSLLPLLTNSEVDFKSTLTSSLEEWHYICVLYTNRCVEAFSENIAVLLQAALSEAPVNVTTGNSRDKSDVEKFMEACNLHGLESQKRGHEETESGCQSPAAIEIVSEDDCLIARNADASPFCQRWAARLVKSKDDGPLVLRRIVEGFKIRTIQNLNLVKRLVKEAENDHYALFNAYQFLKKCGYWETLLQRAINEGSVVATPDGREVVDLLQERLAANALAGSQLPVRNSA
- the LOC142589650 gene encoding uncharacterized protein LOC142589650, giving the protein MATRSANEDIRKVLFKEKPQYVIGTVASQKTSDLLSTKAGIQFEHDVEVSQSSLEKELHEQRLQKLRAISEKLKEDAWKYEPIEKLLGM